Proteins from one Hirundo rustica isolate bHirRus1 chromosome 28, bHirRus1.pri.v3, whole genome shotgun sequence genomic window:
- the LOC120763982 gene encoding protein phosphatase 1 regulatory subunit 3C-B-like has product MPVDLAVRLCLSHSPPIRKLLNSYEELRGNRGCKPLRSCLNQKLSAEPEPEQQDSTKSSKGQKKKQVVFADMKGLSLTAVRFFSKIEEDLCDLQHALSDLACFRPRLWDLCPEACRYVLDFPQPSANYVAFRNSLHRNFVCLESCVIQDRALSGTVKVRNIEYEKKVMVRITFDGWKSFRDISCQYMHSSYGSADTDIFSFELTLPKPSISHRGTEFCIFFQCGQKTHWDNNSGKNYKICHVGMIRPASHAVKSASRAWEHLGTSGTAALVLSHLQTWQHSETQAPYW; this is encoded by the coding sequence ATGCCCGTGGACCTGGCCGTGCGACTCTGCCTGAGCCATTCGCCTCCCATCCGCAAGCTGCTGAACTCCTACGAGGAGCTGCGGGGCAACCGAGGCTGCAAACCCCTCCGATCCTGTCTCAACCAGAAGCTGAGTGCAGAACCTGAGCCGGAGCAGCAAGACAGTACCAAGAGCTCGAAGGGCCAGAAGAAGAAGCAGGTCGTGTTTGCTGATATGAAGGGGCTCTCATTGACAGCTGTCCGCTTCTTCTCAAAGATTGAGGAGGACCTCTGTGATTTGCAGCATGCCCTGTCAGACCTTGCCTGTTTCCGACCTAGGCTGTGGGACTTATGCCCAGAAGCGTGCAGGTATGTGCTGGATTTCCCACAGCCGTCTGCAAACTATGTGGCTTTCCGCAACAGCCTGCACAGAAACTTTGTCTGCCTGGAGAGCTGTGTGATCCAGGATCGTGCTCTGTCAGGGACAGTGAAGGTTAGGAACATTGAGTACGAGAAGAAAGTGATGGTCCGCATCACCTTTGATGGCTGGAAGAGCTTCCGGGACATCTCTTGCCAGTACATGCACAGCTCATACGGCTCAGCTGACACAGACATCTTCTCTTTTGAGCTTACCCTGCCCAAGCCATCCATTTCCCATCGGGGCACAGAGTTTTGCATCTTCTTCCAGTGTGGACAAAAGACCCACTGGGACAACAACAGTGGGAAGAACTACAAGATCTGCCACGTGGGCATGATCCGCCCTGCCTCCCATGCTGTGAAGAGTGCCAGCAGGGCCTGGGAGCATCTTGGCACCTCTGGGACTGCTGCTCTAGTCCTTTCTCACCTGCAGACCTGGCAGCATTCAGAGACGCAAGCTCCTTATTGGTAG
- the GPAT4 gene encoding glycerol-3-phosphate acyltransferase 4, with translation MFLLLPFDSLVVNLLGISITVLFTLLLVFIIVPAIFGVSFGIRKVYMKTLLKIFQWATLRIERGAKEKNHPLYKPYVNGIIAKEPTSLEEEIKEIRRSGSGKALDTPEFELSDIFYFCRKGIETIMDDEVTKRFSAEELESWNLLSRTNYNFQYISLRLTVLWGLGVLIRYCFLLPLRIALAFTGISLLVTGTTVVGYLPNGRCKDFLSKHVHLMCYRICVRALTAIITYHDRENRPRNGGICVANHTSPIDVIILASDGYYAMVGQIHGGLMGVIQRAMVKACPHVWFERSEVKDRHLVARRLTEHVQDKSKLPILIFPEGTCINNTSVMMFKKGSFEIGATVYPVAIKYDPQFGDAFWNSSKYGMVTYLLRMMTSWAIVCSVWYLPPMTRQPEEDAVQFANRVKSAIARQGGLVDLLWDGGLKREKVKDAFKEEQQKLYSKMIVGSHEDRSRS, from the exons AtgttcctcctgctcccctttgACAGCCTAGTGGTTAATCTTTTGGGGATTTCCATAACTGTCCTCTTCACTCTGCTTCTGGTTTTCATCATTGTGCCAGCAATTTTTGGAGTCTCCTTTGGCATCCGCAAGGTTTACATGAAAACTTTATTAAAGATATTTCAG TGGGCAACACTGAGAATAGAGCGTGGTGCCAAGGAGAAGAACCATCCGTTGTACAAGCCCTATGTCAATG GTATCATTGCAAAGGAGCCGACATCACTGGAGGAGGAGATCAAGGAGATCCGCCGGAGTGGCAGTGGCAAAGCCCTGGACACCCCTGAGTTTGAGCTCTCAGATATCTTCTATTTCTGCCGCAAAGGCATCGAGACTATCATGGATGATGAAGTGACCAAGAGGTTCTCAGCTGAAGAGCTGGAGTCCTGGAACCTGCTCAGCAGGACCAACTACAACTTTCAGTATATCAGCCTGCGCCTCACTGTGCTCTGGGGACTTGGTGTGCTCATCCGATACTGCTTCCTTCTGCCCCTCAG GATAGCCCTGGCGTTTACTGGCATCAGCTTGTTGGTGACTGGTACCACAGTGGTGGGATATTTGCCAAATGGAAG GTGTAAGGACTTCCTGAGCAAACACGTCCACCTGATGTGTTACCGGATCTGCGTGCGTGCCCTCACAGCCATCATCACCTACCACGACCG AGAAAACAGACCCCGGAATGGAGGCATCTGTGTGGCCAATCACACCTCCCCCATTGATGTGATCATCCTGGCCAGTGATGGCTACTATGCCATG GTGGGTCAGATCCATGGAGGGCTCATGGGTGTGATACAGAGAGCCATGGTGAAAGCCTGTCCCCATGTCTGGTTCGAACGTTCTGAGGTCAAAGATCGTCACCTCGTCGCCAGAAG GCTCACAGAACATGTCCAGGACAAAAGCAAACTGCCTATTCTTATTTTTCCAGAAG GAACATGCATCAACAACACATCTGTGATGATGTTCAAAAAGGGGAGCTTTGAAATTGGAGCCACAGTTTACCCTGTAGCCATCAAG TATGACCCACAGTTTGGAGATGCCTTTTGGAACAGCAGCAAATATGGCATGGTGACCTACCTCCTCAGGATGATGACCAGCTGGGCCATCGTCTGCAGTGTCTGGTACTTGCCCCCAATGACCAGGCAG CCTGAAGAGGACGCAGTGCAGTTTGCCAATCGAGTGAAGTCAGCCATTGCCAGGCAGGGGGGGCTTGTGGATCTGCTCTG GGATGGAGGGCTGAAGAGGGAGAAGGTGAAAGATGCGTtcaaagaggagcagcagaaactCTACAGCAAAATGATTGTAGGCAGCCATGAAGACCGGAGCCGCTCCTGA
- the NKX6-3 gene encoding homeobox protein Nkx-6.3, with product MDANLPGTFLLNGPSLGPFPEAKAPVCQYSVQSSFYKLGPPGLGTQLAAGTPHGISDILSRPAATPNSNLLPGYPHAGGFNGLSSPGVYYGPQVGALPKAGGEYLPRGRSCWAEAAPEWRGGRQCGGPPAHLADSIHKKKHTRPTFTGHQIFALEKTFEQTKYLAGPERARLAYSLGMTESQVKVWFQNRRTKWRKKSALEPSSSSQRAGGSGGERAASETEDDEYNKPLDPDSDDEKIRLLLRKHRAAFSMLGLGTHSG from the exons ATGGATGCCAACCTGCCAGGCACCTTTCTGCTCAACGGCCCCTCTCTGGGTCCCTTCCCCGAGGCCAAGGCGCCCGTTTGCCAGTACTCAGTGCAGAGCTCCTTCTACAAGCTGGGGCCCCCCGGACTGGGcacccagctggctgctggcacccCCCACGGCATCTCCGACATCCTCAGCCGGCCAGCAGCGACGCCGAACAGCAATCTCCTCCCTGGCTACCCCCACGCAGGCGGATTTAACGGACTGAGCTCCCCGGGCGTCTATTACGGGCCCCAGGTGGGAGCCCTCCCCAAGGCTGGTGGCGAGTACCTGCCGCGGGGACGGAGCTGCTGGGCGGAGGCGGCCCCGGAGTGGCGGGGCGGCCGGCAGTGCGGCGGCC CTCCTGCTCACTTGGCTGACAGCATCCACAAGAAGAAGCACACACGCCCAACCTTCACGGGACACCAGATCTTTGCTTTGGAGAAGACTTTTGAGCAGACCAAGTACCTGGCGGGTCCAGAAAGAGCACGGCTGGCCTATTCTCTTGGCATGACTGAGTCTCAGGTGAAG GTCTGGTTCCAGAACCGACGGACCAAATGGAGGAAGAAGAGTGCCCTGGAGCCCTCCTCATCCTCGCAGCGGGCGGGGGGCTCTGGCGGAGAGCGGGCGGCCTCTGAGACCGAGGACGATGAGTACAACAAGCCCCTGGACCCAGACTCTGATGATGAGAAGATccggctgctgctgaggaagcaCCGTGCGGCCTTCTCAATGCTGGGCTTGGGCACACACAGTGgctga